In a single window of the Natronosalvus caseinilyticus genome:
- a CDS encoding PQQ-like beta-propeller repeat protein has product MPRWNRRTVLAGCTALTTSSVLAAIGSTVAQESDSDSANESESDDDPASGDDADDQPSSTAAIGDPNGWSSARGNAANSRYLPLEGSFPKPGTVVWRHEISHASAYHGDSVAVVDGRVYVLTGRETSSIPYYKTELRALDAETGDIEWQVDVEAQYRPTVLEDTLYLGGEGKVTAFDTADGSVRWQRTFDTDEWLASPSAVDGSVYVVAGGTCYALDAADGSVRWGREAVDVEPQYDEADDPIRSSFAHETTAVAGNSLYAITDRFSSDAEGYDGGIAALDPETGETQWAVAPEDGASYSLLATDDIVFAQESAGDTAYGYILDADTGAFVGESELTRAATADVRVVHDTSFPGGGKLTVTSPDSGPRWSADSVGFQAPLIARETLMAVRGDGIVGFDLETGDVEWEYQVDPAFQGFAAVDEGTIYARFDDEIVALRPGEDDPDDGDEMDLDLEVCAPPCGHVNGTIPFEVSVENRGDTGVETTIELAVSDVDRSTPIDLDGGDGHETTFTVGGDEIGEGDHEWIVTVGEMTETGTIEIKSDR; this is encoded by the coding sequence ATGCCACGGTGGAACCGCCGTACGGTACTCGCGGGTTGTACAGCACTCACTACTTCGAGCGTTCTCGCGGCGATCGGTTCGACGGTCGCCCAGGAGTCGGATTCGGACTCGGCGAACGAATCGGAGTCGGACGATGATCCCGCCTCTGGCGACGACGCTGACGACCAGCCCTCGAGCACGGCCGCGATTGGTGACCCGAACGGCTGGTCTTCGGCCCGCGGGAACGCCGCGAACTCGCGCTACCTGCCCCTCGAGGGATCGTTCCCGAAACCGGGAACCGTCGTCTGGCGACACGAAATTTCGCACGCGTCCGCGTACCACGGTGATTCCGTTGCCGTCGTCGACGGTCGCGTCTACGTACTGACCGGGCGCGAAACGAGCTCGATTCCCTACTACAAAACCGAACTCCGCGCGCTCGACGCCGAGACCGGCGACATCGAGTGGCAGGTCGACGTCGAGGCGCAGTACCGACCGACGGTACTCGAGGACACCCTCTATCTCGGCGGCGAGGGGAAGGTCACCGCGTTCGACACCGCTGACGGATCGGTTCGGTGGCAGCGAACGTTCGACACCGACGAGTGGCTCGCCAGCCCGTCGGCCGTCGACGGGTCGGTGTACGTGGTCGCCGGGGGAACGTGCTACGCGCTCGACGCCGCCGACGGATCGGTTCGATGGGGGCGCGAGGCGGTCGACGTGGAACCGCAGTACGACGAAGCGGACGACCCCATCCGGTCATCGTTCGCTCACGAAACGACCGCCGTCGCTGGCAATTCCCTCTACGCGATCACGGACCGTTTCTCGTCCGACGCCGAGGGTTACGACGGCGGTATCGCCGCACTCGACCCGGAGACCGGCGAGACCCAGTGGGCCGTCGCGCCGGAGGACGGGGCCTCCTACAGCCTGCTGGCTACGGACGACATCGTCTTTGCTCAAGAATCTGCCGGCGACACGGCGTACGGCTACATCCTCGATGCCGACACCGGTGCGTTCGTGGGCGAATCCGAACTCACGAGGGCGGCGACGGCCGACGTTCGGGTCGTACACGATACGAGCTTCCCCGGCGGCGGGAAGCTGACCGTCACCTCCCCGGACTCCGGACCACGCTGGAGCGCCGACAGCGTCGGTTTCCAGGCCCCGCTCATCGCGAGGGAGACGCTGATGGCCGTTCGCGGAGATGGAATCGTCGGCTTCGACCTCGAAACTGGCGACGTCGAGTGGGAGTACCAGGTCGATCCAGCGTTTCAGGGATTCGCCGCCGTCGACGAGGGCACGATCTACGCGCGGTTCGACGACGAGATCGTGGCGTTGCGCCCGGGCGAGGACGACCCGGACGACGGCGACGAAATGGACCTCGACCTCGAGGTGTGCGCTCCCCCCTGCGGCCACGTGAACGGAACCATTCCCTTCGAGGTCTCCGTGGAAAACCGGGGCGACACCGGTGTCGAAACGACGATCGAGCTCGCCGTCAGCGACGTCGACCGTTCGACGCCGATCGACCTGGACGGCGGCGATGGTCACGAGACGACTTTCACGGTCGGGGGCGACGAAATCGGCGAAGGCGATCACGAGTGGATCGTCACCGTCGGCGAGATGACCGAAACGGGGACCATCGAGATCAAATCTGATCGGTAA
- the cruF gene encoding bisanhydrobacterioruberin hydratase, translating to MADGGTEVARDRADRERIQRRLEALILENRFTIAVIFPLVGAISLVGSAEGVIPDPFAYNPLLILFGMLVMRSPLVVGLLPRVSWRALGWLGLLTGYTYGVELLGVRTGWPYGDFEYVISLGPMLFGEIPLALPLFFVPLVLNAYLLTLLVFGRRAKNPLIRLPAAVVAVVAVDLVLDPAAISIGFWAFEAGIYYGVPLSNYVGWLLSGTVAVILVDLAFDREPLLERVRECPFILDDLVSFVLLWGSINVLYGNWIAAAVAGGFCLGLLRTGRYDRTMVANAVPKGLRSRVLE from the coding sequence ATGGCTGACGGCGGGACCGAGGTGGCCCGAGATCGAGCAGACAGAGAACGAATTCAGCGTCGCCTCGAGGCGCTCATCCTCGAGAATCGCTTCACCATCGCTGTGATCTTCCCACTGGTGGGCGCGATCAGCCTCGTCGGGAGCGCCGAAGGCGTAATTCCGGACCCCTTCGCGTACAACCCGCTGTTGATCCTCTTCGGGATGCTCGTGATGCGTTCGCCCCTCGTGGTGGGGCTCCTCCCTCGAGTCAGCTGGCGAGCGCTCGGCTGGCTCGGCCTGCTCACGGGCTACACCTACGGCGTCGAACTGCTGGGCGTGCGTACCGGCTGGCCCTACGGCGACTTCGAGTACGTAATCTCGCTCGGGCCGATGCTCTTCGGGGAGATTCCGCTGGCCTTGCCGCTGTTCTTCGTTCCACTCGTACTCAACGCCTACCTCCTCACGCTGCTCGTCTTCGGCCGTCGAGCGAAGAATCCGCTGATCCGACTCCCGGCCGCCGTCGTCGCCGTCGTCGCCGTCGACCTCGTGCTGGACCCCGCAGCGATCTCCATCGGCTTCTGGGCGTTCGAGGCGGGAATCTACTACGGCGTCCCGCTCTCGAACTACGTCGGGTGGCTCCTCTCGGGGACCGTCGCCGTGATTCTCGTCGACCTCGCCTTCGACCGCGAACCGCTGCTCGAGCGCGTCCGCGAGTGTCCGTTCATCCTGGACGACCTGGTGAGTTTCGTGCTCCTGTGGGGCTCGATCAACGTCCTCTACGGCAACTGGATCGCCGCGGCCGTCGCTGGCGGCTTCTGTCTCGGCCTCCTGCGGACCGGTCGCTACGATCGCACGATGGTCGCGAACGCTGTTCCGAAGGGGCTTCGAAGCCGGGTGCTCGAGTAG
- a CDS encoding prenyltransferase, giving the protein MTANRRPSSERPLLDPIAYLVTLSRPRFWLYLAGPVLVGIAYAAESVGDLLSLTALVLFAYFLVPANVFLYGINDVYDREIDAENPKKEGREARYEGQRFVPAAVVACALVPLVLFPWLPAPSWPWIAVFLLLGAGYSAPPLRFKTTPVLDSVSNGLYIAPGAAAYAAISGSQPPLLALVGTWLWAMGMHTFSAVPDIEPDRRAGIRTTATVLGKRRTYAYCAACWLAASLAFGALDYRLGLLLGIYPLFVLGVATSSVAVSRAYWWFPAINTVVGMALTMGGLWGVFYG; this is encoded by the coding sequence GTGACCGCCAACCGACGCCCCTCGAGCGAGCGCCCGCTCCTCGACCCGATCGCGTACCTGGTGACGCTGTCTCGACCCCGGTTCTGGCTGTATCTCGCCGGGCCGGTGCTGGTGGGGATCGCTTACGCCGCCGAGAGCGTCGGGGACCTGCTGTCGCTCACCGCGCTCGTCCTGTTCGCGTACTTCCTGGTCCCGGCGAACGTCTTCCTGTACGGAATCAACGACGTGTACGACCGGGAGATCGACGCCGAGAATCCGAAGAAGGAGGGTCGCGAAGCGCGCTACGAGGGACAGCGATTCGTTCCCGCTGCCGTCGTCGCCTGTGCGCTCGTCCCACTGGTCCTGTTCCCGTGGCTTCCAGCGCCGTCGTGGCCCTGGATCGCCGTGTTCCTCCTGCTGGGTGCGGGCTACAGCGCGCCGCCGCTCCGGTTCAAGACGACGCCGGTGCTCGATTCGGTCTCGAACGGGCTCTACATCGCACCCGGTGCGGCCGCCTACGCCGCCATCTCCGGCTCTCAGCCGCCGCTACTCGCGCTGGTCGGCACCTGGCTCTGGGCGATGGGTATGCACACGTTCTCGGCCGTTCCCGACATCGAACCCGACCGCCGGGCTGGGATTCGGACGACTGCGACCGTGCTGGGGAAACGGCGCACGTACGCGTACTGCGCCGCTTGCTGGCTCGCCGCCTCGCTTGCCTTCGGGGCGCTCGACTACCGCCTGGGACTGTTGCTCGGCATCTACCCGCTCTTCGTCCTCGGCGTAGCGACCTCGAGCGTGGCCGTCTCCCGAGCCTACTGGTGGTTCCCGGCGATCAACACGGTCGTCGGCATGGCGCTGACGATGGGCGGACTCTGGGGGGTGTTCTATGGCTGA
- a CDS encoding phytoene desaturase family protein, giving the protein MHSLAGESVVVIGAGIGGLSTACYLADAGAEVRVIEKNEQLGGRASRLEKDGFRFDMGPSWYLMPDVFERFFATFDRSPSDYYDLTHLDPHYRIFFKDGDRVDVTRDLERTKAVFESYEDGAGEALERYLEKSRENYEVGMEHFVYEDRERLRDYLDLDVARQARGLSLLGSMQGHVENYFDHPKLQQIMQYTLVFLGGSPRNTPALYNLMSHVDFNLGVWYPEGGIGGVIDGIADLGRELGVTYETNRPATEIKGREGAFCVETPKGPLEADLVVSNADYAHTEQDLLPPEKRGYDADYWASRTYAPSAFLCYLGVEGDVPDLAHHTLVLPTDWEHHFEQIFDEPAWPDDPAYYLCVPSETDETVAPAGHSNLFVLVPIAPGLEDTPEIREEYRDRILADIAEHTGTDLRDRIVLEETFSVEDFADRYNSFAGTALGMAHTLRQTSLFRPPHRSKEVDGLYFTGSYTTPGIGVPMCLISGELTAEKVLEDFGTDGADGAGS; this is encoded by the coding sequence ATGCACTCGCTCGCGGGAGAGTCGGTCGTCGTGATCGGGGCCGGGATCGGCGGGCTGTCGACGGCGTGCTACCTCGCGGACGCCGGGGCCGAGGTGCGAGTCATCGAGAAGAACGAGCAACTCGGGGGCCGGGCCAGCCGCCTCGAGAAAGACGGCTTTCGCTTCGACATGGGGCCGTCCTGGTACCTCATGCCGGACGTGTTCGAGCGGTTCTTCGCGACGTTCGACCGCTCGCCGAGCGACTACTACGACCTCACGCACCTCGATCCGCACTACCGAATCTTCTTCAAGGACGGAGACCGGGTGGACGTCACGCGCGACCTCGAGCGGACCAAAGCGGTGTTCGAATCCTACGAAGATGGCGCCGGCGAGGCGTTAGAGCGCTACCTCGAGAAATCGAGGGAGAACTACGAGGTCGGGATGGAACACTTCGTCTACGAGGACCGCGAGCGCCTGCGCGACTATCTCGACCTCGACGTGGCCCGCCAGGCCCGCGGCCTCTCGTTGCTGGGGTCGATGCAGGGTCACGTCGAGAACTACTTCGACCACCCGAAGCTCCAGCAGATAATGCAGTACACTCTCGTCTTCCTCGGCGGATCGCCGCGAAACACCCCCGCGCTGTACAATTTGATGAGCCACGTCGACTTCAACCTCGGCGTCTGGTACCCCGAAGGCGGTATCGGCGGGGTCATCGACGGCATCGCCGACCTCGGGCGCGAACTCGGCGTCACCTACGAGACGAACCGGCCCGCGACCGAGATCAAGGGCCGCGAGGGGGCGTTCTGCGTCGAAACCCCGAAGGGGCCCCTCGAGGCGGACCTGGTGGTCAGCAACGCCGACTACGCCCACACGGAACAGGACCTGCTCCCGCCCGAGAAGCGCGGCTACGACGCCGACTACTGGGCGTCGCGCACCTACGCCCCCTCCGCGTTTTTGTGCTACCTCGGTGTGGAGGGTGACGTGCCGGACCTCGCCCATCACACCCTCGTGCTCCCGACGGACTGGGAGCACCACTTCGAACAGATCTTCGACGAGCCCGCCTGGCCGGACGACCCCGCCTACTACCTCTGTGTCCCCTCCGAGACCGACGAGACCGTCGCTCCCGCGGGCCACAGCAACCTGTTCGTGCTCGTTCCGATCGCGCCAGGCCTCGAGGACACCCCCGAGATCCGGGAGGAGTACCGCGACCGCATCCTCGCGGACATCGCCGAGCACACCGGTACCGACCTTCGCGATCGGATCGTCCTCGAGGAGACGTTCAGCGTTGAGGACTTCGCCGACCGGTACAACAGCTTCGCGGGCACTGCGCTGGGGATGGCCCACACCCTTCGACAGACGTCCCTCTTTCGGCCGCCACACCGCTCGAAGGAAGTCGATGGCCTCTACTTCACCGGGTCGTACACCACGCCTGGCATCGGCGTTCCGATGTGTCTCATCAGCGGCGAACTCACGGCCGAGAAGGTGCTCGAGGATTTCGGTACTGACGGCGCTGACGGCGCTGGTAGCTGA
- a CDS encoding SDR family NAD(P)-dependent oxidoreductase, which produces MDERTVVVTGGTRGIGRAVARAFATEAWTVVVGARDAAELEETVADLDSETDGAVTGLRTDVRDEFDCERLMETASMAGPERGIDVVVACAGVYHGDAGETPLDEESYSRFDDHWRTNARGVFAAITEALPHLRDGARVLVPTGSVARDGKPGYGSYAVSKAGAEAVVRGFAADTDTDTVVGCLDPGQIATDLTGGEGRDPVSVAELFVWAATECDPDALDGEVVDLADWKRATRDETTGGVDR; this is translated from the coding sequence ATGGACGAACGGACGGTCGTCGTCACCGGCGGGACGCGCGGAATCGGTCGAGCGGTCGCCAGGGCCTTCGCGACCGAAGCGTGGACGGTCGTCGTCGGGGCTCGAGACGCCGCCGAACTCGAGGAGACAGTCGCGGACCTCGACTCGGAGACCGACGGGGCCGTCACGGGCCTCCGAACCGACGTTCGCGACGAGTTCGACTGCGAGCGGTTGATGGAGACCGCCTCGATGGCCGGACCGGAGCGCGGGATCGACGTCGTCGTCGCCTGCGCCGGCGTCTATCACGGCGACGCAGGCGAGACGCCGCTCGACGAGGAGTCTTACAGCCGGTTCGACGACCACTGGCGGACGAACGCGCGCGGCGTGTTCGCGGCGATCACGGAAGCCCTGCCGCATTTGCGCGACGGCGCTCGCGTGCTCGTGCCGACGGGTTCGGTCGCCCGTGACGGGAAGCCGGGCTACGGCTCCTACGCCGTCTCGAAAGCGGGTGCCGAGGCGGTTGTTCGCGGGTTCGCCGCCGACACCGACACCGACACCGTCGTCGGCTGTCTCGATCCAGGCCAGATCGCCACCGACCTCACTGGCGGCGAGGGACGGGACCCCGTATCGGTGGCCGAACTCTTCGTCTGGGCGGCGACCGAGTGCGACCCGGACGCGCTCGACGGCGAGGTCGTCGACCTCGCCGACTGGAAACGAGCGACGAGAGACGAGACGACCGGCGGAGTCGACAGGTAG
- a CDS encoding class I SAM-dependent methyltransferase, translated as MDPDEVQERWAERSGVYSPEFYADMGTTGGTESIRSVLDARVDRDATILEVGCSAGRHLEHLREHGYENLHGIDLNEDASDVMAERYPELAEDGTFYWEPLEDVLPRLEDGQFDVVFSVEALQHIHPDNEWVFDEIARVTDNLLVTKENEPDGDQLLRTTQVEDFPLYFRQWKPIFTDLGFTQLARTEDSVDTLRVFYRKSEPAAETGVDVGELEEAL; from the coding sequence ATGGACCCCGACGAGGTCCAGGAACGCTGGGCGGAGCGCTCGGGCGTCTACTCGCCGGAGTTCTACGCCGACATGGGGACGACCGGCGGCACGGAATCGATCCGCTCGGTGCTCGACGCGCGCGTCGATCGCGACGCCACGATCCTGGAGGTCGGCTGCAGCGCTGGCCGTCACCTCGAGCACCTCCGCGAGCACGGATACGAGAACCTCCACGGGATCGACCTGAACGAGGACGCCAGCGACGTCATGGCCGAGCGCTATCCCGAGTTAGCCGAGGACGGTACGTTCTACTGGGAACCGCTCGAGGACGTCCTCCCGCGGCTCGAGGACGGCCAGTTCGACGTCGTCTTCTCGGTCGAGGCCCTCCAGCACATCCACCCAGACAACGAGTGGGTCTTCGACGAAATCGCCCGTGTGACCGACAACTTGCTGGTAACGAAGGAGAACGAGCCCGACGGTGACCAGTTGTTGCGGACCACGCAGGTCGAGGACTTTCCGCTCTACTTCAGGCAGTGGAAACCAATCTTCACCGACCTGGGATTCACCCAGCTGGCACGAACCGAAGACAGCGTCGACACGTTGCGAGTGTTTTACCGGAAGAGCGAGCCAGCGGCTGAGACGGGAGTCGACGTCGGCGAACTCGAGGAAGCACTCTGA
- the ppsA gene encoding phosphoenolpyruvate synthase: MAVLWLDEISADDIETVGGKGASLGELTDAGLPVPPGFVVTAGTYRRFIEGAGIDEELFEVVDVDVEDSSALASAANGAQELILETPFPDALREEILESYREIGGDEEAFVAVRSSATAEDLPDASFAGQQETFLNITGDDLLDRVRRCWASLFTQRAIYYRQEQGFDHSVVNIAVVVQQMVDAETSGVMFTSHPSTGDPTMIIEAAWGLGEAVVSGAVSPDNYVVSREDGSIDVTVADKKVMHVKDEATGETVEREVDEDRRNARVLSDTDIEQLVELGERVESHYDTPQDVEWAMVDGDIYMLQSRPITTIDGGFEPDVETSGLDQAGADAETGLTDGSGSQAVAGGESDDSGSKTGEVIVDGLGSSPGTASGAVRIIRKLDELDKVESGDIIVTEMTTPDMVPAMKRASGIVTDEGGMTSHAAIVSRELGVPAIVGTQNASTVLEDGQIVTLDGDKGTVLEGASEPDEDREPVEEVRPQSPVKPMTATEVKVNVSIPEAANRAAATGADGVGLLRIEHMILSLGKTPAKYIEDNGENAYVGELIEGIRAVADEFYPRPVRVRTLDAPTDEFRELEGGEGEPAEHNPMLGYRGIRRSLDRPDVFAYELEAFRRLFEMGYDNVEIMFPLVNDAEDVFQARRLMQEAGIDPEKRKWGVMIETPASALSVGDMAETGIDFASFGTNDLTQYTLAVDRNNENVADRFDELHPAVLRLIADVIETCREHDIDTSICGQAGSKPEMVQFLVNEGVSSISANIDAVRDVQHEVKRVEQKLLLESVR; this comes from the coding sequence ATGGCAGTACTCTGGCTGGACGAGATCAGCGCCGACGACATCGAGACCGTCGGCGGCAAAGGTGCCTCTCTCGGGGAACTCACGGACGCTGGGTTGCCCGTCCCACCCGGGTTCGTCGTCACCGCCGGGACCTATCGACGCTTCATCGAGGGCGCCGGCATCGACGAGGAACTGTTCGAGGTGGTCGACGTCGACGTCGAAGATTCGAGCGCGCTCGCGAGCGCGGCCAACGGCGCCCAGGAACTCATCCTCGAGACGCCGTTTCCCGACGCCCTTCGCGAGGAAATCCTCGAGTCCTACCGCGAGATTGGAGGTGACGAGGAAGCCTTCGTCGCCGTGCGCTCGTCGGCGACGGCCGAGGACCTCCCGGACGCCTCCTTCGCCGGCCAACAGGAGACGTTCCTGAACATCACTGGGGACGACCTGCTCGACCGCGTCCGCCGGTGCTGGGCCTCGCTGTTCACCCAGCGGGCAATCTACTACCGACAGGAACAGGGCTTCGACCACTCCGTCGTCAACATCGCCGTCGTCGTCCAGCAGATGGTCGATGCCGAGACCTCGGGCGTCATGTTCACGAGCCACCCATCCACGGGCGACCCTACCATGATCATCGAGGCCGCGTGGGGACTGGGCGAGGCCGTCGTCTCCGGGGCCGTCTCCCCGGACAACTACGTCGTCTCCCGCGAGGACGGCTCGATCGACGTCACCGTCGCCGACAAGAAGGTGATGCACGTCAAGGACGAGGCGACGGGGGAAACCGTCGAACGCGAGGTCGACGAGGACCGCCGGAACGCGCGGGTGCTCTCCGATACCGACATCGAGCAACTGGTCGAACTCGGCGAACGCGTCGAATCGCACTACGACACGCCCCAGGACGTCGAGTGGGCGATGGTCGACGGCGACATCTACATGCTCCAGTCACGGCCGATCACGACCATCGATGGTGGATTCGAACCCGACGTCGAAACCTCGGGGCTCGACCAGGCAGGAGCAGACGCAGAGACCGGCCTCACCGACGGCAGCGGCTCGCAAGCAGTCGCCGGTGGCGAATCCGACGACTCGGGCTCGAAAACTGGCGAGGTCATCGTCGACGGCCTGGGCTCGAGCCCCGGCACCGCCAGCGGCGCGGTCCGGATCATCCGCAAGCTCGACGAACTCGACAAGGTCGAATCGGGCGACATCATCGTCACCGAAATGACCACGCCCGACATGGTGCCGGCGATGAAACGCGCCTCCGGCATCGTCACCGACGAAGGCGGCATGACCAGCCACGCCGCCATCGTCTCGCGGGAACTCGGCGTCCCCGCAATCGTCGGCACCCAGAACGCGAGTACCGTCCTCGAGGACGGCCAGATCGTCACCCTCGATGGCGACAAGGGAACGGTCCTCGAAGGGGCGAGCGAACCCGATGAGGACCGCGAACCCGTCGAGGAGGTTCGGCCACAGTCGCCGGTCAAGCCGATGACGGCCACGGAGGTCAAGGTCAACGTCTCGATTCCCGAAGCGGCAAATCGGGCGGCCGCGACTGGCGCCGACGGCGTCGGCCTGCTGCGCATCGAGCACATGATCCTCTCGCTCGGCAAGACGCCCGCGAAGTACATCGAGGACAACGGCGAGAACGCCTACGTCGGCGAACTCATCGAGGGCATCCGGGCGGTCGCCGACGAGTTCTACCCGCGCCCCGTCCGCGTCCGCACCCTCGACGCCCCGACCGACGAGTTCCGCGAGCTCGAGGGCGGCGAGGGCGAACCCGCCGAACACAACCCGATGCTCGGCTACCGCGGCATCCGCCGCAGCCTCGACCGCCCGGACGTCTTCGCCTACGAACTCGAGGCGTTCCGTCGCCTGTTCGAGATGGGCTACGACAACGTCGAGATCATGTTCCCGCTGGTCAACGACGCCGAGGACGTCTTCCAGGCCAGGCGGCTCATGCAGGAAGCCGGCATCGACCCCGAGAAGCGCAAGTGGGGCGTGATGATCGAGACGCCCGCCTCGGCGCTCTCGGTCGGCGACATGGCCGAGACGGGCATCGACTTCGCCTCCTTCGGGACGAACGACCTCACCCAGTACACGCTCGCGGTCGACCGGAACAACGAGAACGTGGCCGACCGCTTCGACGAGCTTCACCCAGCCGTCCTGCGCCTGATCGCCGACGTGATCGAGACCTGCCGCGAGCACGACATCGACACGAGCATCTGCGGCCAGGCGGGCTCGAAACCCGAAATGGTCCAGTTCCTCGTCAACGAGGGCGTCAGTTCGATTTCGGCCAACATCGACGCCGTCCGCGACGTCCAACACGAGGTCAAGCGCGTCGAACAGAAGCTGTTGCTTGAGTCGGTACGTTAA
- a CDS encoding PhzF family phenazine biosynthesis protein — translation METRRVLQVDAFTDEPLAGNPAGVVPSATDLSETQMQAIANEMAVSETAFLLESDDADRQIRYFTPTQEVDLCGHATIASFAWLAEHGDVEPGTSTLETNVGVLEIDVEADGTVWMTQDAPTIREVDLEYEDVAVALGVNQAGLEGVAADLPLAVSSTGLPFLQVPITYLSDVGGADPDATAVAALADRVDAAGVYLFTFDALEAESTLHGRAFVPGAGVPEDPVTGTASGACGAYLEHFGAFDDFPEELRLEQGHYVDRPGLVRVRVGDQVQVGGRAVTVLDGSLQVPAAEADDILEV, via the coding sequence ATGGAGACGAGACGCGTACTGCAGGTCGACGCGTTCACCGACGAACCGCTAGCCGGCAACCCCGCCGGCGTCGTCCCGAGCGCGACCGACCTCTCGGAGACGCAGATGCAAGCCATCGCCAACGAAATGGCCGTCAGCGAGACGGCGTTCCTCCTCGAGAGCGACGACGCTGACCGCCAAATCCGCTACTTCACCCCCACCCAGGAGGTCGACCTCTGCGGGCACGCGACCATCGCCAGCTTCGCCTGGCTCGCCGAGCACGGCGACGTCGAGCCCGGAACCTCGACCCTCGAAACGAACGTCGGGGTTCTCGAGATCGACGTCGAGGCCGACGGCACCGTCTGGATGACCCAGGACGCCCCGACGATTCGTGAGGTCGACCTCGAGTACGAGGACGTCGCCGTCGCACTCGGGGTCAATCAGGCAGGGCTCGAGGGCGTCGCCGCGGACCTCCCGCTGGCGGTCTCCTCGACCGGCCTCCCGTTCCTGCAGGTCCCGATCACCTACCTCTCGGACGTAGGCGGGGCCGACCCAGACGCGACCGCCGTGGCGGCGCTCGCCGATCGCGTCGACGCCGCCGGCGTCTACCTGTTCACGTTCGACGCGCTCGAGGCCGAGTCGACCCTCCACGGCCGAGCGTTCGTTCCGGGGGCCGGCGTTCCGGAGGATCCCGTGACCGGCACCGCGAGCGGTGCCTGCGGCGCCTACCTCGAGCACTTCGGCGCGTTCGACGACTTCCCCGAAGAACTGCGCCTCGAGCAGGGCCACTACGTCGACCGGCCGGGACTCGTCCGCGTCCGCGTCGGCGACCAGGTGCAGGTCGGCGGACGGGCGGTGACCGTCCTGGACGGCTCGTTGCAGGTGCCCGCAGCGGAGGCGGACGACATACTCGAGGTCTGA